The Bacillus sp. Bos-x628 genome segment CACGCGGTTTTGCTTTACGATCTTGACGTGCATATCCATAGTAAGGGATCACAATGTTGACCGTTTTGGCAGAAGCACGTTTTAGCGCATCCACCATAATTAATAGTTCCATAATATGTTCATTCACTGGTGCACTTGTCGATTGAATGACATAGCAATCACAGCCGCGAATACTTTCTTCAATATTGATTTGGACTTCACCGTCACTAAAACGTTTAACAGAGCTCTTTCCTAGATCAACTCCGATACGCTCGGCAATTTCTTCAGCAAGTTCAGGGTTAGAATTTAAAGAAAAAATCTTTAAATTCGCATCAGCATAACGATTAGACATTGTAAACCTCCGGGTATTTGGATTATTTTTTATGAATATTTTTCACATAATCTTCTTTATTGACTTGTCTTGCTCTTGCAATAGACAATGCATCCTGCGGCACATTTTTTGTGACCGTTGAACCAGCTGCAACATATGCCCCTTTTCCGACAGTGACTGGTGCAATGAGATTTGAATTGCAGCCAATAAAGGCGCCATCTTCAATCTTCGTTAAAAATTTGTTCTTCCCATCGTAATTAACTGTAATGGACCCACAGCCAAGGTTTACATCAGTACCGACCTCTGCATCTCCAATATAACTAAGGTGAGATGCTTTACTGCGGTCACCGAAAACCGTTTTCTTGATTTCGACAAAGTTCCCAATCTTCACTTCATTGCCGATTTTTGAAAGTGGGCGTATATGAGCAAATGGACCAATCGTCACATCAACCCCGACCTCACTATCGCAGACAACAGATTGCTTGATCACTGTTCGATCTCCAATGATGCTATCAACAATTTCTGTGTTCGGTCCAATTGTGGCGTCTGCACCAATTCTTACTTTCCCTTTGATGACCGTACCAGGATAAATGATTGTATCTTCACCGATGACAGCATCTGCTGAGATATACGTGTTTTCAGGATCAATTAAGGTTACACCATTTTTCATATGCTGATGATTTATACGACGCTTCATTAAAAGCTCTGCTTGAGAGAGTGCGATTCGATCGTTGACTCCAAGTGTTTCTTCAAAATGCGCTGTTTGATAAGCTACAACCGTTTGCCCTTCATTTTTTAAGATCTCAATGACATCTGGCAAATAGTACTCACCCTGTGCATTTTCATTCGACACCTGCTCAATCACACGAAAAAGATCTTCATTAGAAAAACAATAAGTCCCTGTATTAATTTCATTCACTTGAAGTTCAGCTTCATTCGCATCTTTGTGCTCGACAATCTTCACAACCGCACCCGTTTCGTCACGAATGATACGACCATAGCCTGTTGGATCATCTGCGTGTGCTGTTAGAATGGTCACTTTTGCTTGATGTTTTTGATGCTCGCTTAACATGGCTTCCATTGTTTCCGCTGTCAATAATGGCGTATCCCCACAAATGACAATGGTTGTTCCCTTTTCCTGCGAAAGGAACGGTTTCGCCTGTTTGACGGCATGTGCTGTTCCTAGCTGCTCTTCTTGAAGTGCATATTCACTTCTGTCCCCAAGCTGTTCCTTGACGTCCTCTGCTCCATGACCGACAATGGTCACCAGCTTGGCTAAAGATAGCTTTAACGCTTCGTCTGCCACATGCTCGACCATTGGCTTTCCGCAAACTGGATGAAGCACTTTGTATAGCTTTGACTTCATTCTCGTTCCTTTTCCCGCTGCTAAAATCACTGCGAACCGCTTATCCATTGATTGGCCTCCAATATCCCTATTATCCATAGAAAAATATATCCTAAATAAGGACTGATTTCAAGGATACATGAGGAAGTACAATCATTTTCTAATGGATGAAACACATAAGAAACATGAAGAAAAACGCAAAAAAGACAGCATGTAAAAGAAAACATTTCATTTTCTCTTAAAGCTGTCTTTTTAGATTCACATATGATTAAGAAGCTCCAGCTTCTTCATATTCGATTGCTTCTTCTTCGCCTAAGCGATGATATTCATTTAATACAGCATCTTGGATTTTACCCCGAGTGCTTGAATTAATCGGATGTGCAATATCGCGAAACTCTCCATCAGGCGTGCGTTTGCTAGGCATTGCAACAAACAATCCATTATTTCCATCAATCACACGAATATCATGAACAACAAATTCGTGGTCCAGCGTGATGGATGCAATCGCCCTCATGCGACCATCGGTATTCACGCGGCGTAATCTTACGTCAGTAACTTCCACAGTAGTTCACCACCTTTTCCCAATATAAAAGCATTAATTAGGTATTCAACGATTGTGGTGATTCTCCTGCACATTTTTTAAACTTTTTTTGAAATATCGGGATATTTATACATTTTTTGTCAAATTTATGACGACGCTTACATATTTGCTTTGAAAAAAGGCATCATGATGCTGCCCTTTCCTGCATATGATGAACCAAACGGCTTTTCAAACTAGTTATTTGACTAATGCAACGACTTCAATTTCCACAAGTGCATCCTTTGGAAGTCTTGCTACTTCTACACATGAACGAGCTGGTTTATGTGTATGAAAATACTTGCCATATACTTCGTTCATGTCAGCAAAATGCTCCATATCTTTCATGAAAACTGTTGCCTTCACAACTGTCTCAAATGAAGCACCTGCTGCTTCAAGAACAGCTTGAAGGTTGCGGAAAACTTGATGTGTTTGTTCCTTAATGTCCCCATTTACGAAGTCTCCAGCTGGTGTCAATGGAATCTGTCCTGAACTGTAAAACATATTATGAACAATAATTCCTTGAGAGTATGGTCCAATGGCTGCCGGTGCATTTTTGGTTTGAACAATTTTTGTCATATCAATCTCTCCCATTCAGATACACTTTTGATCGAGCCTATAATTGCGTATGAAAAAACTCGTGGAAATTGCCTTCATTGATTTCAATGATTTTTTGCTTCCTATCAATTGTTGAAAGCTTTAAAAGCGATACATATTCATCGACAAGACGTTCATCTACGCCTTCATCTTCTAAAAGAACAC includes the following:
- the glmU gene encoding bifunctional UDP-N-acetylglucosamine diphosphorylase/glucosamine-1-phosphate N-acetyltransferase GlmU translates to MDKRFAVILAAGKGTRMKSKLYKVLHPVCGKPMVEHVADEALKLSLAKLVTIVGHGAEDVKEQLGDRSEYALQEEQLGTAHAVKQAKPFLSQEKGTTIVICGDTPLLTAETMEAMLSEHQKHQAKVTILTAHADDPTGYGRIIRDETGAVVKIVEHKDANEAELQVNEINTGTYCFSNEDLFRVIEQVSNENAQGEYYLPDVIEILKNEGQTVVAYQTAHFEETLGVNDRIALSQAELLMKRRINHQHMKNGVTLIDPENTYISADAVIGEDTIIYPGTVIKGKVRIGADATIGPNTEIVDSIIGDRTVIKQSVVCDSEVGVDVTIGPFAHIRPLSKIGNEVKIGNFVEIKKTVFGDRSKASHLSYIGDAEVGTDVNLGCGSITVNYDGKNKFLTKIEDGAFIGCNSNLIAPVTVGKGAYVAAGSTVTKNVPQDALSIARARQVNKEDYVKNIHKK
- the spoVG gene encoding septation regulator SpoVG; amino-acid sequence: MEVTDVRLRRVNTDGRMRAIASITLDHEFVVHDIRVIDGNNGLFVAMPSKRTPDGEFRDIAHPINSSTRGKIQDAVLNEYHRLGEEEAIEYEEAGAS
- the ridA gene encoding 2-iminobutanoate/2-iminopropanoate deaminase, translated to MTKIVQTKNAPAAIGPYSQGIIVHNMFYSSGQIPLTPAGDFVNGDIKEQTHQVFRNLQAVLEAAGASFETVVKATVFMKDMEHFADMNEVYGKYFHTHKPARSCVEVARLPKDALVEIEVVALVK